The Paracholeplasma brassicae genome contains a region encoding:
- a CDS encoding ECF transporter S component, whose protein sequence is MTNKHLKSLILSGLMIALGILLPFLTGSNPALGSVFLLMHIPALLTGLILGPWYGLTVGLISPILRSVLLTTPPLYPIATTMMFELAAYGFFIGLLHKLLPKKDALVFVSLVIAMLLGRATWGLAANVFYKDAGVPFNLDVFLTTSFVKGLPGMAIQLIMIPALYIGLTKRGVLDAFKDN, encoded by the coding sequence ATGACAAACAAACATTTGAAATCCCTGATTTTATCGGGTTTAATGATAGCTTTAGGGATTTTACTACCATTTTTAACTGGATCAAATCCAGCCTTAGGTTCCGTCTTTTTATTGATGCATATACCTGCGTTACTCACAGGGTTAATACTCGGTCCGTGGTATGGTTTAACGGTTGGGTTAATTTCACCCATCTTAAGAAGTGTGTTATTAACCACACCGCCGCTTTATCCAATCGCGACAACAATGATGTTTGAGCTTGCGGCTTACGGATTTTTTATTGGTTTGTTACACAAACTTCTACCGAAAAAAGACGCGCTTGTCTTTGTTAGTTTGGTCATTGCGATGTTACTAGGGCGTGCGACTTGGGGGTTAGCGGCAAACGTATTTTATAAAGACGCAGGAGTACCTTTTAATCTTGATGTGTTTTTAACAACTTCATTTGTTAAAGGCTTACCAGGGATGGCCATTCAATTGATTATGATCCCAGCACTTTACATTGGTTTAACTAAACGAGGTGTTTTGGATGCCTTTAAAGATAACTAA
- a CDS encoding lactate racemase domain-containing protein, with the protein MEKFYLGKTIEGLTNEEIKQALKDSLEGKSYKKVLIIPPDFTRFHSNSGFITNTYYHLLKDHAQVDILPALGTHEPMSDIEIDEMYGDIPKDRFLIHNWREDVVRVGEVPASYVKEITEGLWDKGVGMEVNRILMDESYDLILSVGQVVPHEVIGMANHAKNLFVGCGGKTTINESHMIGAVFGMERMMGKDHTPVRKVLDYALEHFLKSRPIVFVLTVTTAPKNVIKTHGVFIGNTRKVLEEAIKLSQEKNINFVHKGIKKAVVYLDPKEFKSTWLGNKSVYRTRMAIADGGELLVLGEGIVKFGEDPKIDQLIRKYGYCGRLNVLDLFKENDDLQKNMGAAAHLIHSSSDGRFKITYAVKNITLDEVRGVHFNACSYDEAVKKYDPNKLEPGFNTLEDGEEIFFIPNPALGLWIDKNRF; encoded by the coding sequence ATGGAAAAATTTTATCTTGGAAAAACAATAGAAGGCTTAACTAATGAAGAGATTAAACAAGCGTTAAAGGATTCATTAGAAGGCAAATCTTATAAAAAAGTATTAATTATTCCACCTGATTTTACAAGATTCCACTCAAACTCAGGTTTTATAACGAACACATATTATCATCTATTAAAAGATCACGCACAAGTTGATATTTTGCCTGCTTTAGGTACACACGAACCAATGAGCGATATAGAGATTGATGAAATGTATGGGGATATTCCTAAAGACAGATTTTTAATCCATAACTGGAGAGAAGATGTCGTTCGTGTTGGTGAAGTACCGGCTAGCTATGTTAAAGAGATCACAGAAGGTCTTTGGGATAAAGGCGTTGGGATGGAAGTCAACCGTATTTTAATGGATGAATCATATGATTTAATTCTATCGGTTGGTCAAGTTGTCCCTCATGAAGTCATTGGTATGGCTAATCATGCGAAAAACTTATTTGTTGGTTGTGGTGGTAAAACAACCATCAATGAATCTCATATGATCGGTGCCGTTTTTGGTATGGAACGTATGATGGGTAAAGACCACACACCGGTTAGAAAAGTGCTTGATTACGCGTTAGAACACTTTTTAAAGAGTCGTCCTATCGTGTTTGTATTAACAGTAACTACCGCACCAAAAAATGTCATTAAAACACATGGTGTGTTTATTGGTAATACAAGAAAAGTCTTAGAAGAAGCCATCAAGTTATCTCAAGAAAAGAATATAAATTTTGTTCACAAAGGGATAAAAAAGGCAGTTGTGTATCTTGATCCAAAAGAATTCAAGAGTACTTGGTTAGGTAATAAGTCTGTTTACCGTACACGTATGGCAATCGCTGATGGTGGTGAGTTACTTGTTTTAGGTGAGGGCATTGTAAAGTTTGGTGAAGACCCAAAAATCGATCAACTCATCAGAAAGTATGGCTACTGTGGCAGACTTAATGTCTTAGATTTATTCAAGGAAAATGATGATTTACAAAAAAACATGGGTGCAGCTGCACACTTAATCCATAGCTCTTCAGATGGCCGTTTTAAGATTACATATGCAGTTAAAAACATCACTCTAGATGAAGTTAGAGGCGTTCATTTTAATGCTTGTAGTTACGATGAAGCAGTTAAAAAGTATGATCCTAATAAACTTGAACCAGGTTTTAATACATTAGAAGATGGTGAAGAAATATTCTTTATTCCAAACCCAGCACTTGGGCTTTGGATTGATAAGAACCGATTTTGA
- a CDS encoding SDR family oxidoreductase codes for MYPLTFDLTDKVVVITGGAGVLGSSFSRACAQAGAKVVILGRSLEKASKLKDEIAKSGYHALAVSADVLNKESIEQAKEIVNQVFGPVDILINAAGGNDLKATTKDEYFNEETVLKNEDMHFFNMDLNGFDYVFGLNFQGTLIPSQVFMKDMIGKEGCSVLNISSMSSYNPLTKVAAYSAAKAAINNFTQWMAVHFAQAGIRVNAMAPGFFVTEQNKNLLVNADGTLTPRSHKIIEATPMKRFGEPDELVGTLLYLIDPKQSKFVTGIVVPVDGGFSSYSGV; via the coding sequence ATGTATCCACTAACGTTTGACTTAACAGATAAAGTCGTTGTTATTACCGGTGGTGCAGGTGTTTTAGGTTCAAGTTTTTCAAGAGCTTGTGCACAAGCAGGTGCGAAGGTCGTCATTCTTGGTAGAAGTTTAGAAAAAGCATCAAAACTGAAAGATGAGATTGCGAAAAGTGGCTATCATGCCCTTGCGGTATCAGCTGACGTATTAAATAAAGAAAGCATTGAACAAGCCAAAGAGATTGTTAACCAAGTATTTGGACCAGTCGACATTTTAATTAATGCCGCCGGTGGTAATGACTTAAAAGCAACCACAAAAGATGAATATTTCAATGAAGAAACCGTCTTAAAAAACGAGGACATGCATTTCTTCAACATGGACTTAAACGGTTTTGATTATGTCTTTGGATTAAACTTCCAAGGCACATTAATCCCTTCACAAGTATTCATGAAGGATATGATCGGGAAAGAAGGATGTAGTGTGTTAAATATTTCATCCATGAGTTCATACAACCCGCTCACTAAAGTAGCGGCTTATAGTGCAGCAAAAGCAGCAATCAATAACTTTACACAGTGGATGGCTGTCCATTTTGCACAAGCTGGTATTAGAGTTAATGCCATGGCACCAGGTTTCTTTGTTACTGAACAAAACAAAAACTTACTTGTGAATGCCGATGGTACACTCACACCAAGATCACATAAAATCATTGAGGCAACCCCAATGAAACGCTTTGGTGAACCAGATGAATTAGTTGGTACACTCTTATACCTAATTGACCCAAAACAATCTAAATTCGTCACCGGTATTGTAGTGCCTGTCGATGGTGGATTCTCTTCATATAGTGGGGTATAA
- the gnd gene encoding decarboxylating NADP(+)-dependent phosphogluconate dehydrogenase → MQKLSDIGLTGLAVMGENLVLNMASKGFQVTAHARQQSRVDEFLNGRAKGMSIIGTSDLKELVKTLKKPRKVMMMIKAGNPVDQVIEQLIPLLEEGDIIIDGGNSHYPDTIRRTKYVESKGLYYIGTGVSGGEEGALLGPSIMPGGSVKAWEHVKPIFQAIAAKVDDGAVCCDWVGQDGAGHFVKMVHNGIEYGDIQLITEAYHLMRNVLGMSADEMAEVFKDWNKTELDSYLIEITGEILSHKDEDGSPLIDKILDTAGQKGTGKWTAVSSLEDSVPLTLITEAVYARFISAMKDERVVASKTFKQVPITFDGDKKAFIEDIKKALYVSKIVSYAQGYALMKEAAKSNHWDLNYGGIALMWRGGCIIRSVFLGKIKEAFDKNHELNNLLLDPYFKHAVEENAASWRKVIATAVMNGIPTPAMSAALNYFDSYRTEKLPANLLQAQRDFFGAHTYERTDKPRGEFFHTNWTGRGGKTSSTTYNV, encoded by the coding sequence ATGCAAAAATTATCAGATATTGGATTAACAGGGCTTGCGGTGATGGGGGAAAACCTAGTCTTAAATATGGCTTCTAAAGGTTTTCAAGTCACAGCGCATGCAAGACAACAAAGTCGCGTCGATGAATTCCTAAATGGCCGTGCTAAGGGCATGTCTATCATTGGGACATCTGACTTAAAAGAATTAGTAAAAACATTAAAAAAACCACGTAAGGTCATGATGATGATTAAAGCTGGTAATCCAGTCGATCAAGTCATTGAGCAATTAATTCCCTTACTTGAAGAAGGCGATATCATCATTGATGGTGGTAACTCGCATTATCCTGATACCATCAGACGTACTAAGTATGTCGAATCTAAAGGTCTATACTACATTGGTACTGGTGTTTCAGGTGGTGAAGAAGGCGCATTACTTGGACCATCAATCATGCCAGGTGGCTCAGTTAAAGCATGGGAACACGTTAAACCAATCTTCCAAGCAATCGCTGCGAAAGTCGACGATGGTGCGGTTTGCTGCGACTGGGTTGGACAAGATGGCGCTGGCCATTTCGTTAAAATGGTTCATAACGGGATTGAATACGGTGATATTCAATTAATCACTGAAGCTTATCATTTAATGAGAAATGTTTTAGGTATGTCTGCGGATGAAATGGCAGAAGTATTTAAAGATTGGAATAAAACAGAATTAGATAGTTATCTCATTGAAATTACTGGCGAAATCTTATCTCATAAAGATGAAGATGGCAGTCCATTAATCGATAAGATTTTAGATACTGCTGGTCAAAAAGGCACAGGCAAATGGACCGCTGTTTCATCACTTGAAGATTCAGTGCCACTAACTTTAATCACTGAAGCTGTATATGCTCGTTTCATTTCAGCAATGAAAGACGAACGTGTGGTTGCTTCAAAAACATTCAAACAAGTACCAATCACTTTTGATGGAGATAAGAAAGCATTTATTGAAGACATCAAGAAGGCCTTATATGTCTCTAAGATTGTTTCATATGCACAAGGTTATGCGTTAATGAAAGAAGCCGCTAAGTCAAACCATTGGGATTTAAACTATGGCGGCATAGCATTAATGTGGCGTGGTGGATGTATCATTAGATCTGTCTTCTTAGGCAAGATTAAAGAAGCATTTGATAAAAACCATGAGTTAAATAATTTACTGCTTGATCCATACTTCAAGCATGCTGTTGAAGAAAATGCAGCCTCTTGGCGTAAAGTCATTGCTACTGCAGTAATGAATGGTATTCCAACACCAGCAATGAGTGCAGCACTTAACTATTTTGATTCCTACCGTACAGAAAAACTGCCTGCAAACTTACTACAAGCTCAAAGAGATTTCTTTGGTGCGCACACTTATGAAAGAACAGACAAACCAAGAGGCGAGTTCTTTCATACAAACTGGACAGGTCGTGGGGGTAAAACCTCATCAACGACTTATAACGTTTAA
- a CDS encoding sugar kinase — protein MSFRKNSKYQLVSPTSMGVRITPFDRQPVHTSHLFEMQATSAESNVLSISASLGLNTMVMTKFVKDSPIALLIKGDLRRRGIAYEGLDVEQGGPWGLRHQFNIADSGYGMRGPRVLNDRAGEVGRTMSIDDFDLERIFKDEGVELLHLSGLIVALSKETSDFCLKLARYAKENGTKISFDLNYRATFWKNRRKELLEVFKEIASLTDILIGNEEDYQLALDIEGPKAGGKDIKAEIENFKDLVNNVRKAYPNAQTYATTLREVVDANHHEWGAILYDNGNWSVIEPRPISVLDRIGGGDGFVGGLLYSKLRGFESEKCAQFAWATGAYVTTVKEDFGLPLDEEQIWAIYEGNARVKR, from the coding sequence ATGTCATTTAGAAAAAACAGTAAGTATCAGTTAGTATCACCAACGTCGATGGGGGTTAGAATCACACCGTTTGATCGTCAACCGGTGCACACAAGTCATTTATTTGAAATGCAAGCAACGAGCGCTGAAAGTAACGTTTTAAGTATTTCAGCATCGTTAGGTTTAAATACAATGGTGATGACTAAGTTTGTTAAAGATAGTCCAATCGCACTTCTAATCAAAGGGGATTTAAGAAGACGCGGTATTGCTTATGAAGGACTCGATGTTGAACAGGGTGGTCCTTGGGGATTACGTCATCAGTTTAATATTGCCGATAGCGGTTATGGCATGAGAGGGCCTAGGGTCTTAAATGATAGAGCTGGTGAAGTTGGGCGTACAATGTCCATTGACGATTTTGATTTAGAACGTATTTTTAAGGATGAGGGTGTTGAGTTATTACACTTATCAGGGTTAATTGTTGCTTTATCAAAAGAAACCAGTGATTTCTGTTTGAAGTTAGCAAGATATGCTAAAGAAAATGGAACAAAGATTTCATTTGATTTAAACTATCGTGCCACATTCTGGAAAAATAGAAGAAAAGAACTACTTGAAGTCTTTAAAGAAATCGCAAGCTTAACAGATATCTTAATCGGTAATGAAGAAGACTATCAATTAGCACTTGATATTGAAGGTCCTAAAGCAGGCGGTAAAGATATTAAAGCTGAGATTGAAAATTTTAAGGACTTAGTAAATAACGTGAGAAAAGCGTATCCAAACGCACAAACTTACGCAACCACACTAAGAGAAGTTGTGGATGCAAATCACCATGAATGGGGTGCAATCCTATATGATAATGGCAACTGGTCAGTGATTGAACCAAGACCAATCAGTGTCTTAGACCGTATTGGTGGTGGAGACGGGTTTGTTGGTGGTTTATTATATAGTAAACTCAGAGGTTTTGAAAGTGAAAAATGTGCACAATTTGCTTGGGCAACTGGTGCCTATGTCACGACGGTGAAAGAAGATTTTGGGCTACCTTTAGATGAAGAACAAATATGGGCGATTTATGAAGGTAACGCGAGAGTTAAACGATAA
- a CDS encoding tagaturonate epimerase family protein, with the protein MQQTKETMLQELASVDGIKEATVYEKSINQVSDTWVFMQKKETVDELIAYGSLSSKFEGKPFMVFGKPGVIAPLSSHNANVLRELFSFTKPVPVLHQKRSFGLGDRLGLATEGHARVFEKYDAYPIFAQQSIRELNMTNRTYEDVLNSATFGVYKVGFKRGFGADGDHLKTKKDIEYALSLGFTMITLDASEHIRNDVNRMSKKEILDQDVLSDELKGRYLNQSFNVSDQTITFSEYELKRSVLVYLEAISFVEDIYDTFFRGKKNAPNFELSIDETETPTTPVEHYFVANELALRGIKVDTLAPRFCGEFQKGIDYIGDIKQFEQELIIHVAIAEHFGYKLSIHSGSDKFSIFELIGKHTKGHFHVKTAGTNWLEAVRVVSMKDPGLYRELHAYALSMFKEATKFYHVTTNINNIPSLDSLKDEELPSLMNHEDARQLIHITYGFILNHKDSDGNFVFKDRLYLLWRQEISAYKDRLETHIGKHLELLYQGFKA; encoded by the coding sequence ATGCAACAGACAAAAGAAACAATGTTACAAGAATTGGCTTCAGTGGATGGCATCAAAGAAGCGACTGTGTATGAAAAATCCATTAATCAGGTTTCAGATACTTGGGTTTTCATGCAAAAGAAAGAAACAGTTGATGAATTAATTGCGTATGGCAGTCTATCGTCTAAATTTGAAGGTAAACCTTTTATGGTTTTTGGTAAACCAGGTGTAATTGCACCCTTATCGTCTCATAACGCTAACGTGTTAAGAGAACTATTTAGCTTTACAAAACCTGTACCAGTACTTCATCAAAAAAGAAGCTTTGGACTTGGTGACCGATTGGGTCTTGCGACCGAAGGACATGCGCGTGTTTTTGAAAAATACGACGCTTACCCAATCTTCGCACAACAATCGATTCGTGAGTTAAACATGACAAATCGTACGTACGAAGATGTATTAAATAGCGCAACGTTTGGTGTGTATAAAGTGGGTTTCAAACGCGGGTTTGGCGCTGATGGGGATCACTTGAAGACGAAAAAAGACATTGAATACGCACTATCCTTAGGTTTTACAATGATCACACTGGATGCAAGTGAACACATTAGAAATGATGTTAATCGAATGAGCAAAAAAGAAATACTTGATCAAGACGTGTTATCAGATGAACTCAAAGGACGCTATTTGAATCAATCATTTAATGTTTCTGATCAAACCATCACGTTTAGTGAATATGAGTTAAAACGATCAGTCTTAGTGTATTTAGAGGCAATTTCATTTGTTGAAGACATTTATGATACGTTCTTTAGAGGTAAAAAAAATGCGCCTAATTTTGAGTTATCGATTGATGAAACAGAAACACCTACCACACCAGTAGAACACTACTTTGTTGCAAATGAATTGGCATTAAGAGGTATTAAAGTCGACACATTAGCACCTAGATTTTGTGGTGAATTCCAAAAGGGTATTGACTATATTGGCGATATCAAACAATTTGAACAAGAATTAATCATTCATGTGGCAATCGCTGAACACTTTGGTTACAAATTATCAATTCACTCAGGTTCTGATAAATTCTCGATCTTTGAATTAATCGGTAAACATACCAAAGGTCACTTCCATGTGAAAACTGCGGGTACTAATTGGTTAGAAGCGGTTCGTGTGGTTTCGATGAAAGACCCGGGATTATATAGAGAATTACATGCGTATGCATTATCGATGTTTAAGGAAGCAACTAAGTTCTATCATGTGACAACGAACATAAATAATATCCCATCATTAGATTCACTTAAGGATGAAGAATTACCATCGTTAATGAATCATGAGGATGCAAGACAATTGATTCACATTACGTATGGGTTTATCTTAAACCACAAAGATAGCGATGGAAATTTTGTGTTTAAAGATCGACTTTATCTGTTGTGGCGACAAGAAATATCTGCCTACAAAGACCGTCTTGAAACACACATTGGTAAACACTTAGAATTACTATATCAAGGATTTAAAGCATAG
- a CDS encoding Cof-type HAD-IIB family hydrolase: MKMVVADLDGTLVHQKKMSKETRQTIHQLKEDGYYFTLATGRHKDATRALVEELNIDLPVILTNGACIYDYQSETVIHQDTLEKALLDQLLRIINQKQVSYLIYTTKQIVSSKVAKDKLEKRIGTFESVIVELEEERAYLEDGVLKLLVIEEDHDLLNELKETLKTIKGIYLLQSQPQFLDIGNQLASKGRALKRLTKYLGVDLKDVLAIGDQENDLSMILEAGVGVAMANAEAILKEHSDYVTKSVTEEGFTHAVKTLIYQK, encoded by the coding sequence ATGAAAATGGTTGTAGCGGATTTGGACGGGACGTTGGTTCATCAAAAAAAAATGAGCAAAGAAACCCGTCAAACGATTCATCAATTAAAAGAAGACGGGTATTACTTTACGCTTGCCACAGGTAGACATAAAGATGCCACTAGAGCATTAGTTGAGGAATTAAACATCGATTTACCGGTTATTCTTACCAATGGCGCGTGCATTTATGATTACCAAAGTGAAACAGTCATTCATCAAGATACGTTAGAGAAGGCTTTACTTGATCAACTACTTAGAATCATTAACCAAAAACAAGTGTCGTATTTAATTTATACGACCAAGCAAATCGTCTCTAGTAAAGTAGCTAAAGACAAATTAGAAAAACGAATTGGTACATTTGAATCGGTAATAGTTGAATTAGAAGAAGAAAGAGCTTATCTAGAAGATGGTGTTTTAAAACTCTTAGTGATCGAAGAAGATCATGACCTACTAAATGAACTTAAAGAAACGTTAAAAACGATTAAAGGAATTTATCTTTTACAAAGCCAACCACAGTTCTTGGATATTGGCAATCAACTTGCGAGTAAAGGACGAGCACTTAAACGCTTAACCAAGTACTTAGGTGTTGATTTAAAAGATGTGCTTGCGATTGGGGATCAAGAAAATGATTTATCCATGATTTTAGAAGCGGGTGTTGGGGTTGCGATGGCAAATGCAGAAGCCATCTTAAAAGAGCATTCAGACTACGTCACAAAATCAGTGACTGAGGAAGGGTTTACTCATGCAGTCAAAACCCTCATTTATCAAAAGTAG
- a CDS encoding M13-type metalloendopeptidase, with protein MNKALIKKNFYEAVNKDWLEKAEIPADQPSMSAFLELHLGIEKTLMDLTSVWESNNKELNPQLKKYIKYYQMTKDFEKRDLLGSKPFEVIKNRINGLKNLSDLEASYVDLTLDGIETPFGYYVMQDFMNSNNQVLYFGASDLFLPDTSYYKDEQSKEQMLGLFTQTSKALLALFGYNEQDGQSIIDDAILFDSLLVPVTKSSVEKADYVKMYNPLKKEEVNQKINSFGVIKTAEKLVNQKVDELIVLNLDFINAFDSIINEEHFSLMKSWMILSNAMAFASDLSDEIRVASGAFSRALSGIKEARSKEKFAFYQAYNRFGQSVGLYYGKHYFGEKAKNDVKAMVHEIIGIYEERIRKNDWLKEETKEKAIKKLSTLSVHVGYPDELPPYLDQIDIKNYDEGSNLVLEKIKMNRLINAFNYQKYNQAPNRNLWGMPASMVNAYYSPTNNQIVFPAAILQKPYYSLEQSPSENYGGIGAVMAHEISHAFDNNGAKFDEFGSLNNWWSKEDLDAFNQKSQDMIKLFDGVETGVGPCNGTLTVSENIADSGGLRCALEASKKKDDHNYDEFFQNWARVWRNKSSKEYAELLLRVDVHGPTILRANRQLSNLEEFINFYEIKEDDPMYLKKEEMVSIW; from the coding sequence ATGAACAAAGCATTAATAAAGAAGAATTTTTATGAGGCAGTCAATAAAGACTGGCTAGAAAAAGCAGAGATACCAGCGGATCAACCATCCATGTCGGCGTTTTTAGAACTGCATTTGGGCATTGAAAAAACACTAATGGATTTAACTAGCGTATGGGAGAGTAACAACAAAGAATTAAACCCACAACTAAAGAAGTACATTAAGTATTATCAAATGACTAAGGATTTTGAGAAACGTGACTTATTAGGCTCAAAACCATTTGAAGTAATCAAAAATCGAATTAATGGTCTAAAAAACCTAAGTGATCTTGAGGCCTCCTACGTGGATTTAACACTCGATGGGATTGAAACCCCATTTGGTTATTACGTCATGCAAGACTTTATGAATAGTAATAACCAAGTACTCTATTTTGGTGCCTCCGATTTATTTTTACCTGACACCAGTTACTATAAGGATGAACAATCCAAAGAACAAATGCTTGGGTTGTTTACACAAACATCAAAAGCGCTCTTAGCCCTATTTGGTTATAATGAACAAGACGGACAATCCATTATCGATGACGCAATTTTGTTTGATTCCCTTTTAGTCCCAGTAACGAAATCGAGTGTGGAGAAAGCCGATTACGTGAAAATGTATAACCCGCTTAAAAAAGAAGAGGTTAACCAAAAGATTAATTCGTTTGGTGTGATAAAAACAGCAGAGAAACTAGTTAATCAAAAAGTTGATGAGTTAATTGTTTTAAATCTGGATTTCATTAACGCATTTGATTCAATCATCAATGAAGAACATTTTAGTTTAATGAAGTCGTGGATGATTTTATCAAACGCTATGGCATTTGCAAGCGATTTATCAGATGAAATCCGAGTCGCAAGCGGTGCGTTCTCACGCGCGCTATCGGGGATTAAGGAAGCCAGAAGTAAAGAGAAGTTCGCATTTTATCAAGCCTACAACCGTTTTGGACAATCGGTTGGTCTTTACTACGGCAAGCATTACTTCGGTGAGAAAGCCAAGAATGACGTGAAGGCAATGGTTCATGAAATCATCGGAATTTATGAAGAACGAATTAGAAAGAACGATTGGTTAAAAGAAGAAACCAAAGAAAAAGCAATCAAAAAGTTGTCAACACTCTCAGTACACGTTGGCTACCCGGATGAATTGCCACCATACTTAGATCAAATTGACATCAAAAACTACGACGAGGGGTCAAACCTTGTTTTAGAAAAGATTAAGATGAACCGATTGATTAACGCATTTAATTATCAAAAATACAATCAAGCACCAAATCGTAATTTATGGGGTATGCCTGCAAGTATGGTCAATGCGTATTATAGCCCAACAAATAATCAAATTGTATTTCCAGCGGCCATTCTACAAAAACCTTATTACAGCCTTGAACAAAGCCCATCAGAAAACTACGGTGGCATTGGTGCGGTAATGGCACACGAAATTTCACATGCGTTTGATAATAATGGAGCTAAATTCGATGAATTTGGTTCATTAAACAATTGGTGGAGTAAAGAAGACTTAGACGCATTTAATCAAAAATCACAAGACATGATTAAGCTGTTTGATGGCGTTGAAACGGGGGTAGGTCCATGTAATGGGACCCTTACGGTCTCAGAAAATATCGCCGATAGTGGCGGGTTACGTTGTGCGCTAGAAGCAAGTAAGAAAAAAGACGATCATAACTATGACGAGTTCTTTCAAAACTGGGCACGTGTGTGGCGTAACAAGTCATCCAAAGAATACGCAGAACTACTACTTAGAGTAGATGTTCATGGGCCAACGATTCTAAGAGCGAATCGCCAGTTAAGTAATCTAGAAGAATTCATCAACTTCTATGAAATAAAAGAAGATGACCCGATGTATTTAAAGAAAGAAGAAATGGTGAGTATTTGGTAG
- a CDS encoding DUF2161 family putative PD-(D/E)XK-type phosphodiesterase codes for MKETDLYEPCLVLLEDQGFEVKAEVGSCDIMAIKDDYVVIIELKLSISLKLIYQAIDRQKFADKVYVCLPKKATTSNRSSLKSFILLLKRLEIGLIVVDEGFAEVRLETFGFDFKKSMAQSKKKKVKLLNEFALRKTNQNVGGTNGKKMTAYKEKVIEIAKYLEEFGEKSPKEIINYTGIKEAPGMLRKNYYGWFLNPRRGSYTLSELGKKDLDSLTKEINDKIEKGEVNL; via the coding sequence ATGAAAGAAACGGACCTTTATGAACCTTGTCTGGTGCTATTAGAAGACCAAGGATTTGAGGTAAAAGCTGAGGTGGGTAGTTGTGATATCATGGCTATCAAAGACGACTATGTGGTGATTATCGAACTAAAATTAAGTATATCACTTAAGCTAATCTATCAAGCGATTGATCGCCAGAAGTTCGCAGACAAAGTTTATGTTTGCCTGCCAAAGAAAGCAACAACAAGCAATCGTTCGAGTCTTAAATCATTTATTTTATTATTAAAACGCTTAGAGATTGGGTTAATTGTGGTTGACGAAGGTTTCGCAGAGGTGAGGCTTGAAACGTTTGGCTTTGATTTTAAAAAAAGCATGGCACAGTCAAAGAAGAAAAAAGTCAAACTGTTAAATGAATTTGCCCTAAGGAAAACAAACCAAAACGTTGGGGGCACAAACGGAAAAAAGATGACCGCCTACAAGGAAAAAGTCATCGAGATTGCCAAATATCTAGAGGAATTTGGTGAAAAGTCTCCAAAAGAAATCATTAACTATACCGGGATTAAAGAAGCACCAGGGATGCTAAGAAAGAATTATTATGGGTGGTTTTTAAACCCAAGAAGAGGCAGTTACACACTATCTGAGCTTGGTAAGAAGGATTTAGACTCGTTGACAAAGGAAATTAATGATAAAATTGAAAAAGGAGAGGTGAATTTATGA
- a CDS encoding DUF1905 domain-containing protein → MKLIIKNEPLILTYKEGFGAWTYHLRIPNTKDLTGTWGRMKVFGKIDDYEIKELNLAPRKDGDKLISINQTIRQAINKTGGDCVSVTLYLMEWTDSEEMIKEVLDSL, encoded by the coding sequence GTGAAACTGATTATAAAAAATGAACCGCTCATCTTAACCTACAAAGAAGGGTTTGGGGCTTGGACTTATCACCTTAGAATTCCTAACACAAAAGATTTAACGGGTACTTGGGGACGAATGAAGGTGTTTGGTAAGATTGATGATTATGAAATTAAAGAGTTAAATCTTGCCCCAAGAAAAGACGGGGATAAACTGATATCGATTAATCAAACAATTCGTCAGGCGATCAATAAAACCGGTGGCGATTGTGTGAGCGTTACGTTATACTTGATGGAATGGACCGATAGTGAAGAAATGATTAAAGAGGTCTTAGATTCGTTATAA